The Montipora foliosa isolate CH-2021 chromosome 1, ASM3666993v2, whole genome shotgun sequence genome has a window encoding:
- the LOC138011277 gene encoding uncharacterized protein — translation MAFNKKGRFYERGKGLSEELKGQIVDKILETGGDRISGAFPAKWTELGDKFGVSGKTAKNVWQKFVHDGTVSPKKRISGNLPKLSTGDLQLIETMKTIKPSTSSKNIREQLQLHGNFPSGISTSTINRAIRTSLSEGKWSWKRMSRNVTHKFTRANVDYCQDFLNYMSNVDPFRLKFFDESGVSLYDCNKRYGHSPINSGCVEIGRHLKSPNITLNFLAGLEGVLYANTLDGASNTLEFLNFFDEATKATQINGNPVFMAGDILDLDNCATHHNAGGFALGQWLDTMGIDVVYLPTYSPELNPVEFAFNKLKIVLKMEEMRLLVEENLHAAVYSALDQITANDMRGFYRETGYIAI, via the coding sequence ATGGCATTCAACAAGAAAGGAAGATTTTATGAAAGGGGAAAAGGCCTATCGGAAGAACTCAAAGGGCAGATTGTTGacaaaattcttgaaactgGTGGCGATAGGATATCGGGAGCCTTTCCTGCAAAGTGGACGGAACTTGGCGACAAATTTGGTGTTTCTGGAAAAACGGCTAAAAACGTATGGCAAAAGTTTGTGCATGATGGTACGGTTAGTCCCAAAAAAAGAATCTCGGGGAATCTACCGAAATTAAGTACCGGAGATCTTCAACTGATAGAAACTATGAAAACCATAAAACCATCCACATCGTCCAAGAACATCAGAGAACAACTTCAActacatggaaatttcccaaGTGGTATTTCAACCAGCACTATTAACCGCGCAATTAGAACATCTTTGAGCGAAGGAAAATGGAGTTGGAAGCGGATGAGCAGAAATGTAACACATAAGTTTACAAGAGCAAACGTAGACTATTGTCAAGATTTTTTGAACTATATGTCAAATGTTGATCCTTTTAGGTTAAAGTTTTTTGATGAAAGTGGTGTTTCCCTTTATGATTGTAACAAGAGATACGGACATTCACCGATCAATTCTGGATGCGTTGAAATAGGGAGACATTTAAAATCTCCTAACATTACCCTCAACTTCTTGGCAGGCTTAGAGGGTGTTCTGTACGCGAATACTCTTGACGGAGCGTCCAATACATTAGAATTTCTAAACTTTTTCGACGAAGCAACGAAAGCGACGCAAATTAATGGCAATCCAGTGTTCATGGCTGGAGACATTCTAGACTTAGATAATTGTGCAACACACCATAACGCAGGCGGTTTCGCTTTGGGGCAGTGGCTGGATACAATGGGTATTGACGTTGTGTACTTGCCAACATATTCACCCGAACTCAATCCCGTTGAATTTGCATTTAACAAGTTAAAAATTGTTCTTAAAATGGAGGAAATGCGACTGTTAGTCGAAGAGAATCTCCACGCTGCCGTTTACAGTGCACTAGATCAAATTACTGCGAATGATATGCGAGGCTTTTACAGAGAAACTGGTTACATCGCTATCTGA